The Paramicrobacterium fandaimingii DNA segment GAGAACCGTGCGCTGAAGATCGCCGCGTCATCCACTGTCACGGAACCCTTCTCTGCATTCGCCGCGGCACCGTGGCCGCCGAGCCCGACGAAGTCGCCGCCGACGGGGCGTTCGCCCACGAACGTATGTGTCAGCGCAGACACGCCCTCGATGCTCTGCCCGGTGATCCACTGCGCCAGGTCGATGCTGTGAGCGCCGATGTCGCCGAGGGCGCCGCTTCCGGCCTTCTCGCGGTCAAGCCGCCACGTGAGCGGCGCGTTCTCGTCACTCAGCCAGTCCTGCAGGTACTGGGCACGAACATGACGGATGCTGCCGAGCCGTCCCTCTTCGACAAATCGGCGCGCGAGGCTCAGCGCGGGCGTGCGCCGATAGCTGAACCCGCACATCGCGAGCACGCCCTGCTCAGCAGCGCGCACGGCAGCCTCTGCCATCTCGTTCGCCTCGTCGACCGTGTTCGCAAGCGGCTTCTCGCACAGCACGTGTTTGCCCGCAGCCAGCGCGGCGAGCGCGATTTCGCGGTGCGTGTTGCCCGGCGTGCAGATGTCAATGAGGTCGATGTCGTCTCGGGCAATCAGTTCGCGCCAGTCTGTCTCGACCGAGTCCCACCCCATCCGCGCAGCAGCTTCGGTGGCTGCCTCCCGATTGCGGCCGCAGATCGCCGTGAGCTCTGGCTTCAGGGGCAGATCGAAGAAGCGCGGTGCCGTGCGCCATGCGTGTGAGTGAGCGGCTCCCATGAACGCGTAGCCAACCATGCCCACGCGCAGTGAGGCTGTGCCTGATACATTTTCGTGAAAGTGTTTCGTTGCACTCTTCTCCATAGTTCGAGACAGTAGCAGAACATCAATCACTCCCCAAGGGGCAAAAATCGCTGTCATCGTCCTGCGCGAACCACGCGGCGATCCTCTGGGTGCAGATCATCGCTCGCGCTACGATAGAAAAAATTTCTCGATTGGAAACGCCGTGGCCCAAGCCCGACCGACACTGCAGACCGTTGCGCGCGCCGCGGGAACGTCCGTCGCCACTGTCTCGAAGGTGCTCAATGACCGCCCGGGCGTCTCCGCTGAGACACGGGAGAGAGTGATCGAGGCACTTGCCTCATCGAAGTACGAGCGATCGACGGACGATGCCACGGCGCGCCGGCAGTACATCGTCTGCTCGGCAGAGAATTTTGCCACCCCCTACTCGTCAACGATCCTCAGCGGAATGGTGAACGCGGCTTCCGGCTTCCACATCGACCTTGTTGTGCGCTCTCTCAACGATGCAGCACGGGTCAGCGACGCAGAGAGCGCCAGTTCATGGGTTCGCCAGATCTCGGGAGCGCTCGGCGTCGTCGTCTTGACCACGTCGCTGTCTGCAGAACTCGTTCACGCGATCCGCCGCGCTCAGGTTCCCATCGTCACGATTGACCCCATCGGCACGAGCGATTCAAACTTCGTCTCCATCAGCGCGACAAACTGGATGGGTGGGCGCACCGCAACGGATCACCTCATTGAGCTCGGCCACCGCAGGATCGCGTGGCTTGGCGGAGTTCCTGATTCGGCTCCGTCCATCGAACGACGACTTGGATTCGTGTCGGCCATGCAACAGGCAGACCTCTCGATCGACGATCGCTACGTTAGCGCCGATGACTTCTCTTTCGAGAGCGGGCTCGAGCGCGCACGGTCGCTGCTGGCCCTTCCGACACGGCCAACCGGCTTCGTCTGCGCCAACGACGACATCGCTCTCGGCGTCGTGCAGGCCGCACGCGAGCGGTCGCTCGAGATTCCCGGCCAGGTGTCGATCATCGGGTTCGACGACGTTCCCCAGGCCCGGCAGCTCAGCCCGAAGCTCACAACGGTGCACCAGCCCCTCACGGGCATGGGCGCTATGGCCGTCGAGACCCTGCTGAGCCTCTCCCGAGGCGGCAGCCCCGCGTCGTCGCAGATTCAGCTTGCCACCTCGCTCGTCATCCGTGACACGACGGGAAAGCCAGGCAGCTGATCCGGCGGGTTCCGCATGCGCACGTTCACATCCGCGCGCTTCCGCGGTTCCGGGGTTCGTCAGCGATAACGCGCGAGCATCCGTCATGTTCGACGCCGTCAAACGCAGCGGCGCCACGCTTGTCGACTCCCCCGCGCCCTTGACATTTGTCGGGAGCATGGATAAATTCACAACTAGAAACATTTACGAAATACTTTCGCTGTGAAGGATGCTGAAGAGCACCGAAGGGGCGCAATTGTGCGCCCTCGCCGTTCGCTAGCGGACGTCACCGCGTCCACGGGCAGAGTCAATACAAAGGAGTACCTATGAATGGCCGTATGAGGGTTGCAGCAGCGTCGTTGCTTGCCCTCTCCCTGACGCTGACAGCCTGCAGCGGCACATCCGGGCAGGCGAGCACAGATGATGTGAAGCTCACCGTCTGGAGCTGGGATGGAACCGTCGAGGCAGCAGTCGAAGGCTTTCAGGAGGAGCACCCGAACATCACAGTTGATGTGGTCAACGCTGGTTCCTCGTACGACGAATACAAGGCGCTGGACAACGCCATCCAGGCGGGTTCAGGAGTGCCCGACATCGTGATGTTCGAGTACTTCTCGATCCCGTACTTCGCGATCCCCGGAAAGCTGACCGACCTCAGCGAGCAGGCCGCAGGCTTCAAAGACGACTACGTTCCTGCCGCGTGGAATAACGTCAGCATCGACGGCGGCGTCTACGCGCTGCCGTCAGATTACGGCCCAGCCGCGATGTTCTACAACCAGGCGACGTTCGAGAAGGCCGGCGTGACGGAGGCGCCGACGACGTGGGACGAGTTCTACGAGGCTGCGAAGAAAATCCACGCGCTCGGTGACGAGTACTACATCACCAACGACTCCGCCGACATCTTCATGCTGCTCTCTCTCATCTGGCAGGCGGGCGGACGTCCGTTCGACGTCGATGGCACGAACGTGTCGATTGACTTCGAGGGTGCCGAAACCACGCAGGCAGTCGAGTACTGGCAGAAGCTTCTCGACGAAGGCCTCATCAATACCGAGATTGCCGGTTGGTCTGACGAATGGAACCGTGCGCTCAACGACGGAACGCTAGCCACGCAGATCACGGGAGGCTGGCTGACGTCGACGCTTCCCGAACGTGCCCCGGATGCCGCAGGGGACTTCCGTGTCGCCCCGCTTCCGCAGTGGGAAGAAGGTCCGCAGGTCGGCGCAGAGAACGGAGGCAGCGCGATGGGCATTCCTGAGGCGTCACAGAACAAGGAAGCTGCCTTCCTGTTCCTCGAGTACTTCACGCATGGCGACGGCGTTCAGACGCGCGTTGACGAGGGCGCTTTCGTCCCCAATACCAAGATTCTCGAGAGCGACGAGTTCCGCAACCAGACAAACGAATACTTCGGCGACCAAACCTACAACGCCGTGCTGGCGCAGGCATCAGAGAACGTCGCAACCGGATGGCAGTACCCGCCGTTCTTCGAGTGGGCGCGCACGGCATACGGAGACATCTCGGCCGATTACTACTCCACGGGGAACGGTTCACTTGCCGAGATTCTCGACGAGTGGAAGACGCAGATGACCGACTACGGCAACGAGCAGGGCTTCACCGTCAAATGACCCGTGTGCTGTGCCGCGCGCCTCGAGCGGCACAGCACGCGCCCGATCGAAAGGCAGGTCGCTCTCGATGAGTGCCACCGTTCGAACTTCAGCTCCGCACGGGCTGAAAAATGCGCGCCCGGTGCCGCCACAGCGTCGCCGACACCGTCAAACCGGTCTCTTGTTCATCGCACCGTTTGCCGTGCTGTTCGCTCTCGTGTTCATCATTCCCATTGGCTTCGCCGCGTATCTCAGCCTGTTTCAGGACAAACTGATCGGCGGCCAGGTATTCGTCGGGCTCAGCAACTACATCCAACTTTTCGGCGACGCGAAGTTCTGGAACGGCGTCATCCGGGTCATGGTCTTCACAGCGATTCAGGTGCCCGTCATGCTGATCGTCGCCATGTCACTGGCGATGGCCCTCGATTCCAAACGGCTTCACGGCACCAAATTCATGCGCATCTCGGTATTTCTGCCGTACGCCGTTCCGGCCATCGTGTCGACACTGATGTGGGGCTTCATGATGGGCACGAAGTACGGTCTCATCGGAAATCTCAATGAGGCAGTGGGAACATCGATCGACCCGTTCAGACCGGACACCACGATGATCTCCATCGGAATCATGATCACGTGGGCGTTCACCGGCTACAACATGCTCATCTTCTACTCCGCGCTCAAAGCGGTTCCGCACGAGCTCTATGAGGCGGCGGCGATCGACGGCGCCACAGAGTTTCAGGTCGTGAAAATGATCAAGCTTCCCGCCTTGCGCGGTTCACTTGTCGTGACGATCATCTTCTCGATCATCGGAACGTTTCAGATGTTCAACGAACCGCAGATCCTGTCATCGATGGTGTCAAACAGCGGAATCACTACCTACTACACGCCCAACCTCTACGCCTACAACCTGGCGTTCACGGGCTCTCAGCAAGGCTATGCCGCTGCGCTCGCGCTGGTCATGGCTGCGATCACGATCGCCATCGCCTACGTCGTGCAGATCAGAGGAATGAAGGACGCACTCGAATGAACACGCTGAAGACCCCAGATGCACCACGGTCCGAACGCACATCGAAAAGAGACAGGGTGGCGGATGCCGCAGCCGCGAAGCCGCGCCAGCTCTACACCGTGGCGAATCCGAAGAAGAACGCGACGCTCACGTTTGTGACGGGGCTCTTCACCGTCTACTGCCTGCTGCCGCTGGTCTGGCTGCTGATCAACGCGACGAAATCGCAGGCCGACTTCATATCGTCGTTCGGCCTCAGCTTCGGCTCGCAGTTCTCTCTGTGGCAGAACATCGTTGACGTCTTCACGTTCCAAGACGGAATCTTCTCGCGGTGGCTCCTGAACACGCTCCTCTACGTCGGCGTCGGCGCCACTGTGTCGACGGCACTGGCTGCGCTGGGCGGATACGCGCTGGCGAAGCTGCGATTCACGGGCAAGAAGGTCTTCCTGCTCATCGTTCTGGGCTCAATCTCTGTTCCCGGCATCGCCTTGGCGATTCCGCAGTTCCTACTTTTCGCGAACCTTGGGCTGACAAACACGCCGTGGGCGATCCTCATTCCCTCGTTCATCAACCCGTTCGGGCTGTACCTGATGTGGGTGTTCTCTGCTCAGGCGGTGCCAACCGGGCTTCTCGAAGCGGCGAAGATCGATGGAGCGGGTGAGTTCCGCACATTCGCCCAGATCGCCCTGCCGATGCTCACTCCCGCGGCAATCACCGTCCTTCTCTTCTCGTTTGTGTCGATCTGGAACAACTACTTCCTGCCGCTCATCATGCTGAAGGATCCCAACTGGTATCCGCTCACAATCGGCATCGATCAGTGGAACAAGATGGGCTCGTCCGCAGGGAACGGCATCCTCATCCAAAACCTGGTGCTCACGGCATCCTTGCTCACGATCATTCCGCTGATCATCGCCTTCCTCAGTCTGCAAAGATACTGGCAATCAGGCTTGGCGCTCGGCGCTGTCAAGGGGTGAGAATTCGCTAGTTGAGACACCCCGTCTGTTCGCATTCACAGTCAAAGGTTTTTTTATGACCAGAGCAACCATCCTCGCCCGCCGCGATGACGCTGTAGCGTCAGTGGATCGGCGCATCTTCGGCACATTCGTCGAGCACCTGGGCCGATGCGTCTACACCGGAATCTACGAGCCCGAGCACTCGACAGCGAATGCAGACGGCTTCCGTCTCGATGTCGTCGATCTGGTCAAGGAACTGGGAACGACGACTGTCCGCTATCCGGGCGGCAACTTTGTCTCGGGGTTCCGCTGGGAAGACAGCGTCGGCCCTCGAGACAAGCGACCAGTGCGCCGCGATCTCGCGTGGCACTCGCTCGAGACGAACCAGGTGGGAGTCGACGAGTTCGCTCGTTGGCTTGCCCTGACGGACTCCGAGCTCATGATGGCCGCCAACCTCGGCACGCGTGGGATTGAAGAGGCCCT contains these protein-coding regions:
- a CDS encoding carbohydrate ABC transporter permease is translated as MNTLKTPDAPRSERTSKRDRVADAAAAKPRQLYTVANPKKNATLTFVTGLFTVYCLLPLVWLLINATKSQADFISSFGLSFGSQFSLWQNIVDVFTFQDGIFSRWLLNTLLYVGVGATVSTALAALGGYALAKLRFTGKKVFLLIVLGSISVPGIALAIPQFLLFANLGLTNTPWAILIPSFINPFGLYLMWVFSAQAVPTGLLEAAKIDGAGEFRTFAQIALPMLTPAAITVLLFSFVSIWNNYFLPLIMLKDPNWYPLTIGIDQWNKMGSSAGNGILIQNLVLTASLLTIIPLIIAFLSLQRYWQSGLALGAVKG
- a CDS encoding LacI family DNA-binding transcriptional regulator, which translates into the protein MAQARPTLQTVARAAGTSVATVSKVLNDRPGVSAETRERVIEALASSKYERSTDDATARRQYIVCSAENFATPYSSTILSGMVNAASGFHIDLVVRSLNDAARVSDAESASSWVRQISGALGVVVLTTSLSAELVHAIRRAQVPIVTIDPIGTSDSNFVSISATNWMGGRTATDHLIELGHRRIAWLGGVPDSAPSIERRLGFVSAMQQADLSIDDRYVSADDFSFESGLERARSLLALPTRPTGFVCANDDIALGVVQAARERSLEIPGQVSIIGFDDVPQARQLSPKLTTVHQPLTGMGAMAVETLLSLSRGGSPASSQIQLATSLVIRDTTGKPGS
- a CDS encoding carbohydrate ABC transporter permease translates to MFIAPFAVLFALVFIIPIGFAAYLSLFQDKLIGGQVFVGLSNYIQLFGDAKFWNGVIRVMVFTAIQVPVMLIVAMSLAMALDSKRLHGTKFMRISVFLPYAVPAIVSTLMWGFMMGTKYGLIGNLNEAVGTSIDPFRPDTTMISIGIMITWAFTGYNMLIFYSALKAVPHELYEAAAIDGATEFQVVKMIKLPALRGSLVVTIIFSIIGTFQMFNEPQILSSMVSNSGITTYYTPNLYAYNLAFTGSQQGYAAALALVMAAITIAIAYVVQIRGMKDALE
- a CDS encoding Gfo/Idh/MocA family protein, whose protein sequence is MEKSATKHFHENVSGTASLRVGMVGYAFMGAAHSHAWRTAPRFFDLPLKPELTAICGRNREAATEAAARMGWDSVETDWRELIARDDIDLIDICTPGNTHREIALAALAAGKHVLCEKPLANTVDEANEMAEAAVRAAEQGVLAMCGFSYRRTPALSLARRFVEEGRLGSIRHVRAQYLQDWLSDENAPLTWRLDREKAGSGALGDIGAHSIDLAQWITGQSIEGVSALTHTFVGERPVGGDFVGLGGHGAAANAEKGSVTVDDAAIFSARFSGGALGVFEATRFALGRKNAMRIEVNGSLGSISFDFEESNILNYYDGRDDAEAIGFRRIIATEPEHPYVGRWWPTGHGLGYEHNFTHQVVDLVNNIAEGSQPRPSFSDAAQVQQVLDAVEHSAAHDSRWQSA
- a CDS encoding ABC transporter substrate-binding protein; this encodes MNGRMRVAAASLLALSLTLTACSGTSGQASTDDVKLTVWSWDGTVEAAVEGFQEEHPNITVDVVNAGSSYDEYKALDNAIQAGSGVPDIVMFEYFSIPYFAIPGKLTDLSEQAAGFKDDYVPAAWNNVSIDGGVYALPSDYGPAAMFYNQATFEKAGVTEAPTTWDEFYEAAKKIHALGDEYYITNDSADIFMLLSLIWQAGGRPFDVDGTNVSIDFEGAETTQAVEYWQKLLDEGLINTEIAGWSDEWNRALNDGTLATQITGGWLTSTLPERAPDAAGDFRVAPLPQWEEGPQVGAENGGSAMGIPEASQNKEAAFLFLEYFTHGDGVQTRVDEGAFVPNTKILESDEFRNQTNEYFGDQTYNAVLAQASENVATGWQYPPFFEWARTAYGDISADYYSTGNGSLAEILDEWKTQMTDYGNEQGFTVK